A genome region from Tenebrio molitor chromosome 4, icTenMoli1.1, whole genome shotgun sequence includes the following:
- the LOC138129488 gene encoding odorant receptor 4-like: protein MRVYKPAKQLDPTYYILKIFRAGGVHPDVEVTPFLVFFFIMNCTIVSAVILLAGIGAVVGVLDNDINTVVECLQSTFIYIHILGKHCALYQNKSILSTLLKERSRFLKIQDFDTEIHDQYEKLLTKTSRFVNVFMFMTSCVVFSFYLQPYLTGGDLPVSVYIPDGWYYYIHFGFWPLAPCIVASIYGSDALFCAISVPVIVQFKLLAHKIESWRIEKTQTTQIQSQKEFKDNLKSLVDHQNFLFEYCNKVNKFNNAIFLNQFLLSVGIICVQLFVVSQKGFKLPNKLKCMGYCFMEIIETAIYCFNAELVSDASEDVGIAAYNSLWYDSDDSDVRNAIGLIIARAQNRIVFSGYGFVWINLKTFTQIFKTALSFYSYLHNVVLN, encoded by the exons ATGCGTGTGTACAA GCCTGCCAAACAACTAGACCCCACTTACTacattttgaagatttttcgagCCGGAGGCGTCCATCCAGACGTCGAAGTGACTCCATTCTTGGTATTCTTCTTCATCATGAACTGCACTATAGTGTCTGCCGTCATCCTGTTGGCCGGAATCGGCGCCGTGGTGGGGGTCTTGGACAACGATATCAACACAGTGGTGGAGTGTCTGCAGAGCACCTTCATTTACATCCAT ATTTTGGGCAAGCACTGTGCCCTCTACCAGAACAAGTCCATCCTGTCCACTTTGCTGAAGGAACGGTCGAGATTCCTCAAGATTCAAGATTTCGACACGGAGATCCACGACCAGTACGAGAAGTTGTTGACGAAGACTTCCCGTTTTGTCAACGTGTTCATGTTCATGACGTCGTGTGTGGTGTTTTCCTTCTACTTGCAGCCGTACTTGACAGGTGGAGACCTCCCAGTCAGTGTGTACATTCCAGACGGTTGGTACTACTACATACATTTTGGATTCTGGCCGTTGGCACCTTGTATAGTGGCAAGCATTTACGGCTCCGACGCGTTGTTTTGTGCGATCAGCGTTCCAGTCATAGTCCAGTTTAAGCTCCTGGCCCACAAGATCGAGTCCTGGAGGATCGAGAAGACGCAAACTACACAAATCCAGAGCCAGAAGGAGTTCAAAGACAATCTCAAGAGTCTAGTAGACCACCAAAACTTTCTCTTCGAGTATTGCAACAAAGTCAACAAGTTTAACAACGCCATTTTCCTCAACCAGTTTCTGCTTTCTGTCGGAATCATCTGCGTGCAGCTCTTCGTGGTGTCGCAGAA AGGGTTCAAACTGCCCAACAAGCTCAAATGTATGGGTTACTGCTTTATGGAGATTATCGAAACTGCGATCTATTGCTTCAACGCTGAACTAGTTTCAGATGCG TCCGAGGATGTGGGTATTGCCGCTTACAACTCGCTGTGGTACGACTCTGATGATTCCGATGTTAGAAACGCGATTGGTTTGATAATTGCAAGGGCGCAGAATAGAATCGTGTTCAGTGGATATGGTTTTGTTTGGATCAATTTGAAGACTTTCACTCAG ATCTTCAAAACGGCTTTGTCTTTCTATAGTTATCTGCATAATGTGGTTCTCAACTAA